The genomic window CTTAAATTAACAGTAAACTTGAAATTAACATTTTAAGGTCCCAAAAATAGTTTTTCAGCAACCTGTTAGTGATTTTTTCTCGACGAAAGGGCGCACCGGAAGCCCGTGTCCCAAAATCTCCCTGAAGGGGGAACAAAGTTTCTGTAGGTCAGGGTCGTAAACTCCTGCATAAACCCATGTTCGCGTTTTTGAATACCCGCTCCGCGGGTGACCTTGTATTTATCGCCGAAGTTTTCGTCCTGATGGGTGGAGTTGGGGTAGGGGAGATACCAGCTTGCCGTCCATTCGGAAACGTTTCCATTCATATCGTAAACACCGTTACGGCTGATGTCTTTTTTAAAGCTCCCCACTGAGCTTACGGTTTTTCCGAAATTGGCCCAGTCGCCATGAAACTCTTGCCCCCATACGAATAACAAGCCATTGTCGCCCCTTGCCGCCTTTTCCCATTCAAATTCCGTAGGCAGTCGTTTGCCAATCCACAAACAATATGCGTCGGCTTCGTACCAACTGATTCCGCGAATGGGCTCATTGGGTTTTAAGGTTTTGTATTTGGCCAGGGGTTTAAATCGCATGAAGTCTTCATAAGTCACTTCATAGCGGTCGATATAAAAGGATTCCAGGAAATATATTTGCTGAGGTTGGGCATTTTTACCTGCTGTGCGTTCGGACATGAACCTTGGAGTATTTTTTTCGGACGAAAATCCCAGCGTAAATTCCCCGGAAGGAATCAAGACTCCGTCTGAAATGTTCTGTTGACAGGAGAGTAAAGAAAAGAGAAACAAAATTGCCAGCGGTGTAAGTTTCAATTAAGGAGTTGTAGAATTTTGTTTAAGGTTTTGGGTGATTTCGCGTGGGGGAGAGATAGCAAATTTCCTGGTGCTTTCGTCGGACATAATGTATTCGACCGTCAAGCAGGCGGCTTCATCCCTGGAACACATAACTGTTCTACAGTCCGTGGCATCTTTGGAGCAATAATAATTTAGAATTCGCATTTTGAAGAAACTATTATCCGAAGTCTTTAGAATGTATACATGCTTATTTGATTCGATATTATGAGTGCGCGTTCGGTAATTATACCACCCATTGAATGCCTTGTTAACACGCGAACCGAAAGACCGTGAGTCTTGTATGAAATCGGTTTCAGGCACCTCGACAATACTATCGAAATCTACAGGACCCAGGTTGACGGCTCCGACCTTTCCGGTTGGATTGGTCACGCCGCTGTTGGTGACGATTTTGGTCCGTTGGAATCCCATGTCCCAATCCAGCCGCCCCAGTTCTTCCTTTTGCTCGTCCAAATCGGACACAAAATGGGTTTTCCCCGAAGAAAAATCTACCAGAGCCCACCTTTCCTTGGAAGTTGCGTCAATGGTCAGCGTGGGGTTTGAGCTTTTAATTACTTTTAGTTTTTTTGGAGGCAGCGGAACGGTTTCAAAATCTTCAATATTATCCAGCATCATATTTAATATAGTATGAAACAGGACCGTCGCAATCAGGAGAATTCCAAATACCTTTACTGTTTTATTCATTATTTCATTTAAGCAGAGATCCAGCTGACAACACATTGAAGAAAAGTCGGACCCAATTCAGCTAATTTATTAAGATTAGTGGTTATATTAATTTATTTCTATGGAAATCCATTAGCCTAATTCATTGAAATCAAGCGCGTTTATTAATTTAACAAATTTCTCTAGAGGTATGATAAATTATATATTGAATAG from Nitrospinota bacterium includes these protein-coding regions:
- a CDS encoding HmuY family protein encodes the protein MNKTVKVFGILLIATVLFHTILNMMLDNIEDFETVPLPPKKLKVIKSSNPTLTIDATSKERWALVDFSSGKTHFVSDLDEQKEELGRLDWDMGFQRTKIVTNSGVTNPTGKVGAVNLGPVDFDSIVEVPETDFIQDSRSFGSRVNKAFNGWYNYRTRTHNIESNKHVYILKTSDNSFFKMRILNYYCSKDATDCRTVMCSRDEAACLTVEYIMSDESTRKFAISPPREITQNLKQNSTTP
- a CDS encoding SUMF1/EgtB/PvdO family nonheme iron enzyme, whose translation is MKLTPLAILFLFSLLSCQQNISDGVLIPSGEFTLGFSSEKNTPRFMSERTAGKNAQPQQIYFLESFYIDRYEVTYEDFMRFKPLAKYKTLKPNEPIRGISWYEADAYCLWIGKRLPTEFEWEKAARGDNGLLFVWGQEFHGDWANFGKTVSSVGSFKKDISRNGVYDMNGNVSEWTASWYLPYPNSTHQDENFGDKYKVTRGAGIQKREHGFMQEFTTLTYRNFVPPSGRFWDTGFRCALSSRKNH